A section of the Metabacillus endolithicus genome encodes:
- the yugI gene encoding S1 domain-containing post-transcriptional regulator GSP13, giving the protein MTAKYEIGSVHTGKVTGIQPYGAFVALDEETQGLVHISEITHGFVKDVNEHLNVNDEVQVKVLSIDEKSGKISLSIRATQEAPAEEKQEAPKRPKKRQATVKAETETPQGFNTLKDKLEEWIEQSKREEIKK; this is encoded by the coding sequence ATGACAGCGAAGTACGAAATAGGAAGTGTTCATACAGGAAAAGTAACAGGAATTCAGCCATATGGTGCATTTGTTGCACTAGATGAAGAAACACAAGGACTTGTTCACATCTCAGAAATTACACATGGTTTTGTTAAAGATGTTAATGAGCACTTAAACGTTAATGATGAAGTTCAAGTAAAAGTTCTTTCTATTGACGAAAAATCAGGGAAGATCAGCTTATCAATCCGTGCTACTCAAGAAGCACCTGCTGAAGAAAAGCAAGAAGCTCCAAAAAGACCGAAAAAACGTCAAGCAACTGTAAAAGCTGAAACAGAAACTCCACAAGGTTTCAACACACTAAAAGACAAGCTTGAAGAGTGGATTGAGCAATCAAAACGTGAAGAAATCAAAAAATAA
- a CDS encoding glucose-6-phosphate isomerase, with translation MTHVSFDYSSALTFFNEHELTYLRDFVKVAHHSIHEQTGAGSDYLGWVDLPKNYDKEEFARIQKSAEKIKNDSEVLLVIGIGGSYLGARAAIEMLNHSFYNSLSKEQRQAPQVIFVGNNISSTYMKDLHDLLEGKDFSINVISKSGTTTEPALAFRIFRKLLEEKYGKSEAKQRIYATTDKARGALKTLATEEGYESFIIPDDVGGRYSILTAVGLLPIAVTGVDIEAMMKGAQAASEDFGKSELEENPAYQYAAVRNVLYNKGKTIEMLINYEPGLQYFAEWWKQLFGESEGKDQKGIYPSSANFSTDLHSLGQYVQEGRRDIFETVINVETPRHELAIEAEESDLDGLNYLAGKSVDFVNKKAFQGTMLAHTDGGVPNLVVNIPKMDEYTLGYLVYFFEKACAMSGYLLGVNPFDQPGVEAYKVNMFALLGKPGFEEKKAELEKRLEK, from the coding sequence ATGACGCATGTAAGCTTTGATTATTCTAGTGCCTTAACTTTTTTTAACGAACATGAACTTACATATTTAAGGGATTTTGTGAAAGTTGCCCATCATTCAATTCATGAGCAAACAGGAGCTGGAAGTGACTACTTAGGTTGGGTGGATCTTCCTAAGAATTATGATAAAGAAGAATTTGCTCGTATTCAAAAAAGTGCTGAAAAAATTAAGAACGACTCAGAAGTTCTTCTTGTCATTGGAATTGGTGGTTCTTATTTAGGAGCACGTGCTGCAATTGAAATGCTAAATCATTCTTTTTATAATTCTTTATCAAAAGAACAAAGACAAGCTCCACAAGTTATTTTTGTAGGAAATAACATCAGCTCTACATACATGAAGGATCTTCATGATTTACTTGAAGGAAAAGATTTCTCGATTAATGTTATTTCTAAATCTGGTACAACAACTGAACCTGCATTAGCATTCCGTATTTTTAGGAAGCTTCTTGAAGAAAAGTATGGAAAATCTGAAGCGAAGCAACGTATTTATGCAACAACTGATAAAGCGCGTGGTGCATTGAAAACACTTGCAACTGAAGAAGGGTACGAGTCATTCATCATTCCAGATGATGTTGGCGGACGTTATTCAATCTTAACGGCTGTTGGATTATTACCAATCGCTGTAACAGGTGTAGACATTGAAGCGATGATGAAAGGCGCTCAAGCTGCAAGTGAAGATTTTGGAAAATCTGAGCTTGAGGAAAATCCAGCTTATCAATACGCTGCTGTTCGTAATGTTTTATACAACAAAGGAAAAACGATTGAAATGCTAATTAACTATGAGCCAGGCCTACAGTATTTTGCTGAATGGTGGAAGCAATTATTTGGCGAAAGTGAAGGAAAAGACCAAAAAGGAATTTATCCTTCTTCAGCAAACTTCTCAACTGACTTACACTCTTTAGGGCAATATGTGCAAGAAGGACGTCGCGACATTTTTGAAACAGTCATTAATGTTGAGACTCCTCGCCATGAGTTAGCGATTGAAGCAGAAGAAAGTGATTTAGATGGTCTAAATTATCTTGCTGGAAAATCAGTAGACTTTGTTAACAAAAAGGCATTCCAAGGAACGATGTTAGCTCATACTGATGGTGGAGTTCCTAACCTAGTAGTAAATATTCCAAAAATGGATGAATACACACTTGGATATTTAGTGTATTTCTTTGAAAAGGCTTGTGCTATGAGTGGTTATCTTCTAGGAGTTAATCCATTTGATCAACCAGGCGTTGAAGCATATAAAGTAAATATGTTCGCTTTACTTGGAAAGCCTGGATTTGAAGAAAAGAAAGCAGAACTTGAAAAACGCTTAGAAAAATAA
- a CDS encoding iron-containing alcohol dehydrogenase yields the protein MDNFTYYNPTKLIFGKGQVEQLENEVPKYGKKVLVVYGGGSIKRNGLYDKVVQILEKNNLEIFELSGVEPNPRLSTVHRGVEICKKENIDFILAVGGGSVIDCTKAISVGAKYDGDAWDIVTKKHIPTEAVPFGTVLTLAATGSEMNSGSVITNWETKEKYGWGSPLTFPKFSILDPVNTFTVPKDQTIYGVVDMMSHVFEQYFHHTTNTPLQDRFCEATLKTVIETAPKLINDLENYELRETILYSGTIALNGQLQMGYRGDWASHNIEHAVSAVYDIPHAGGLAILFPNWMKHNLDQNVSRFVQLAVNVFDVDPTGKDDRSVALEGIDKLREFWSSIGAPSRLKDYDINDENIDLMADKAMINGEFGNFKSLNKDDVVAILTASL from the coding sequence ATGGATAATTTTACATACTATAATCCCACTAAATTAATCTTTGGTAAGGGACAAGTGGAACAACTAGAAAATGAAGTTCCAAAGTACGGAAAAAAGGTTCTTGTTGTATATGGTGGAGGAAGTATTAAGCGCAATGGTCTCTATGATAAAGTCGTTCAAATTTTAGAAAAAAACAACCTTGAGATCTTTGAATTGTCTGGAGTAGAACCAAACCCTAGGTTATCAACGGTTCACCGTGGCGTTGAAATATGTAAAAAAGAAAACATTGATTTTATATTAGCTGTTGGTGGAGGAAGTGTAATTGACTGTACAAAGGCTATTTCTGTAGGGGCGAAATATGATGGTGATGCTTGGGATATTGTGACAAAGAAACATATTCCTACTGAAGCAGTGCCATTTGGTACAGTGTTAACATTAGCTGCAACTGGTTCTGAGATGAACTCAGGTTCTGTTATTACGAATTGGGAAACAAAAGAAAAATATGGTTGGGGAAGTCCTTTAACATTCCCTAAATTTTCAATATTGGATCCTGTAAATACATTCACTGTTCCAAAAGATCAAACGATATATGGAGTTGTTGATATGATGTCACATGTTTTCGAACAATACTTTCATCATACAACAAATACACCGTTACAAGATCGTTTCTGTGAGGCTACATTAAAAACGGTTATTGAAACAGCTCCTAAGCTAATAAATGACTTAGAAAATTACGAGCTTCGTGAAACCATTCTTTACTCTGGTACGATTGCGTTAAATGGGCAACTACAAATGGGGTATCGAGGAGATTGGGCAAGTCATAATATTGAACATGCTGTTTCTGCTGTATACGATATTCCACATGCTGGTGGATTAGCCATTCTATTCCCGAACTGGATGAAGCATAACTTAGATCAAAATGTATCTCGTTTTGTACAACTGGCTGTTAATGTTTTTGATGTTGATCCTACTGGTAAAGACGACCGATCTGTAGCTCTTGAAGGAATTGATAAACTTCGTGAGTTTTGGAGCAGCATTGGAGCACCAAGTCGTTTGAAGGATTATGATATTAATGATGAAAACATTGATTTGATGGCTGATAAAGCAATGATTAATGGTGAATTCGGTAATTTTAAATCTTTAAATAAAGACGATGTGGTTGCGATCTTAACAGCATCTTTATAA
- a CDS encoding DUF378 domain-containing protein, which translates to MSAIQRIALVLTIIGAINWGLIGFFQFDLVAAIFGGQDSALSRIIYGLVGIAGLINLGLLFKPSEEVAREPRPEAR; encoded by the coding sequence ATGAGCGCAATTCAACGTATAGCACTTGTACTTACGATAATAGGAGCAATTAACTGGGGACTAATTGGATTTTTCCAATTTGATCTAGTAGCAGCTATCTTCGGCGGCCAGGATTCAGCATTATCCCGAATCATTTACGGTTTAGTTGGTATTGCTGGTTTAATTAATCTTGGTCTGTTATTCAAACCTTCTGAAGAAGTTGCAAGAGAACCTCGCCCAGAAGCTCGATAA